The DNA sequence TGTGTAgaacaaaagaataaacaaacaagaaaaggaaaagagaaaaggggttgaaaaatttttggaTCAAACGAGAGGGAAGATTGGgttttatttataatattttcagaaattttgttttaatttattgagAATCGGGGCAATTCCCACTTTCTCTTAAACTATGCATAGTGGTGGTGTTCTCGCCTTGCTAggatttcattttttctttggtgcTAGTcaaaccaccaccaccaccaccatcactCTCAATCTCACTCTCACTATAAACACACCACTCACTCACATAGGACTCACCTTCtgatgcaaaaaaaaaaatgaatgaataatcAATGcgcaaaaaaatttcagtATGGATTTCGTTGCTCCGAGAATAGTTTACGTCATGCTACTGCTAATTATCCATTGAAATTGCTTTATAGAATGGTAATTATTTGGTATTCAGTCAAgaacaaatcaaatgtACAGCCATCAACTTGACCAATTCtaacaattcttcaaaataaatatttgttgctttgaagaattaattaGAAAAAAGTCGGGGTAGAATAAATGTCCACCCCCCATGTGTCCGTTCCGTTAACTTATACTTAAATTCCGTACAACCCCGGGAATTTTTGTCGATCCTGTGAAATCAGGTCTATATGTGCCTCAACTTTTACTCATTACAACACACAAAGCTCTTTCTAAATTATAATACTTTGgttcatatatatatacatttatTTGATCAAACGCAACCTTCATGTATAAAATGttgaaacaagaatttCCTATACATTCTGTAAAACTATGGGTTACGGATGAAAACACACACAAATGGCTCAATTAACACCacaaaataagaaaaaagaaaagccAGTGTGacaagagaaaaaaaaaagaaaaaaaaaatcaattttaggACTCATCAGGAGACTACTtggattattatcattgacTAATTAGATTTCACTTaatcgtcatcatcaccatcgtcatcatcatacaCAGAGTATATACAAATCTGGTCTTCAACTGGAGTGCTagtgtttctttttttttttttttttcgagATGAGTCTAATAACAACTATCAATGGATTACCATACCATCAATTTGACATCAATAATCAGGATGAGTTCAAACAGATATCGGATTTGATTTCCCTACATTTGTCAGAACCTTATTCTATCTATGTATATTGGTATTTTTTAAACAACTGGCCACAATATTGTTATACTGTTAAAGAACCTGaaactttgaaaataattggGGTCATTATATCTAAAATCGAGCCTCATAGAAATGTTCGAATGAGAGGATATATTGGTATGTTAGTGATAGATCCTAAATATCGGAAACAACGATTGGCTTCCAATTTGGTCAAATTAACCattgaaaatatgaaaTCTATAGATAAAGTTGATGAAATAATGTTGGAAACCGAGGTGATTAATCAAGGAGCATTGAATTTATATGAAAGTTTTGGATTTTTAAGAACTAAAAGATTATATcgttattatttgaatacTCATGATGCATATAGATTGATTTTACCATTAGGTGAAAAATCTCGAACAAGAATTGCCTTTTTACCACCACTTGAAAAAGGGGTAGAAAAGCTGGACCAAACTGTTCTGCTTTAAAGATATCAAATCAGATCAGAGATTTATCGGGTAGAGAAATGCCTGTAATAAACACAGGGTAAAGTATAAGACTTTGTTATAAGCTCTTAGTACGCCCTTAGTCAGACGTAGAAACCTCTTCAACATTGTTTGTGATTGTGATACAAATTTCCATTTATTTAGGccatatatatttttttgtatataaattcaatacCAAACGCGTATGGGCGCGTCtccaacaatttttttttatcattgCAGggaaaacgaaaaaaaaaaaaaagaaagcaagtatttatatattttcttctttttccttctttcttttccttttcctttccACCTTTCTCCatctatttttattttatattcaattgatactcaaaaaaaaagaaccaCATTAATCATGTTAGAAGGTAAATTCGAAGAAGCCgctttattgaaaaaagttgttgaaGCTATTAAAGATTGTGTTAAAAAAtgtaatttcaattgttcaGAACACGGAATTACTGTACAAGCCGTGGATGATTCTCGTGTATTATTAgtttcattattgattgGTCAAACTTCTTTTAGTGAATATAGATGTGACAGAGATGTTACATTAGgtattgatttggaaaGTTTTAGTAAGATTATCAAATCAgctaataatgatgatttctTGACTCTTTTAGCAGAAGATTCACCAGATCAAATAATGGCAATTcttgaagaaaaacaaaaggaaaaaatCAGTGAATATTCtttaaaattaatggaTATTGATTCAGAATTCTTacaaattgatgatatgGAATATGATGCTGTTGTGAATATGCCCAGTAGTGATTTTGCTAAACTTGTGAgggatttgaaaaatttaagTGAATCTTTAcgtgttgttgttactaAAGATTCCGTCAAATTCACTTCTGAAGGTGATTCCGGTTCTGGAAGTGTTATCTTGAAACCTTACACCAATATGAATAATGAGAGAGAAAGTGTTACTATTAGTTTAGATGACCCAGTCGATTTGACTTTTggtttgaaatatttgaatgatATTGTCAAGGCATCTACATTATCAGATGTCATTACCATCAAATTGGCAGATAAAACCCCGgcattatttgaattcaaaatgCAATCAGGAGGTTACTTAAGATACTACTTGGCACCAAAATTTGATGACGATGAGTAGGTTCTataacaagaaaaagaaaaaaatgtattATAGTTCTTTCCATTCTAAATACTCTTATTGAATTGTTAATTTCATGATTTACttaaatattatattacaATTTGTATTTAGCTACTCTTTTTTTCGTACATTTCTTTACCCCATTTGTACAAATCCTTCTTTAGTCTATCAGCTCTAACCAAACCATTTCTCAACAGAATCAAATTCTTAATATATTCATGTTGGCGTTGAATACTTACTTGAAGATAATTTATAAGTTCTTCTTTAAGTGGATCATTAGATTCCAAGTTTTGTTGATAAGTTTCATATCGTTTTAATGCAGTTGGTAAGGCGAAAAACGGATCAgctttattttcttcttcatcttcaaactcatcaacaatcttattattattgttgttgttgtctttGTTATTTTCCTTCTCCTCAagtattttcttcttttcttcatctaatCCATGATCATAATCTTTTAACCCTAAATTCTCTTCTaacaaataaaaccaaTCTTCACCATTCAAAACTTGCAATAATTTGTTCaaccaattcaaattagtttgttccaattcaatcaaatcaatcaattcacTTGCAAGTTTCGATAATGTTTGCAGTTTATAGGTTTTTGAGATTGCTGGATGAGATATTATTTCTGAAGGATGATTTAAAggtgataataattcaataattcgagatttcttcaatggatgttcttctttatcttcttcaaaCTCTAATTCCAATTCTAATTCCTCATCATCTTGAGCTTGTTGATCACCATATATTTCAttccattttcttttactaTGCAAATTGTCTATTTCAATACTTTCATTAGATAAAACAGAATATTTTTTACCTCCATATTCTGTGATTTTGGATCTCAATGTATTTAATGAAGGTTGGATTGTTTTCAGTAATTTAAGTCCTCGATTATAAACTGGTAAATTctcattttcttcatttataattttggAATCACGATCAGCATCTACTTTCTGAGCCAGTAGAGCTTCTTTAAAACGGGATATAACTTCAAGAGAAATACTGTCTAACATGTTCTTATGATATTCACTTCTACTTCTTCTcctgctgttgctgctgttataaaagaaacaacAGAATGCCCACAAATCCGGTTTTTTgtaatctttttttttttttttttgctcttttttattgttttgattttcttgcactaccaaccaaccaaccaacccGATAACCCATGTATGTCCTCATCTGCTCGTTAAAGTACACGATTCTCTTTTTTGGTCTTCTGTCTTAAGCATAAAGTAAGTATTtaaacagcaacaacacaTCTCCATTTTTCGAAATAATATACATATTAAACGATACAACCAACTTAATTGGTTATACAATTGTT is a window from the Candida dubliniensis CD36 chromosome 4, complete sequence genome containing:
- a CDS encoding N-acetyltransferase catalytic subunit, putative (Similar to S. cerevisiae MAK3) encodes the protein MSLITTINGLPYHQFDINNQDEFKQISDLISLHLSEPYSIYVYWYFLNNWPQYCYTVKEPETLKIIGVIISKIEPHRNVRMRGYIGMLVIDPKYRKQRLASNLVKLTIENMKSIDKVDEIMLETEVINQGALNLYESFGFLRTKRLYRYYLNTHDAYRLILPLGEKSRTRIAFLPPLEKGVEKSDQTVSL
- a CDS encoding proliferating cell nuclear antigen (PCNA), putative (Similar to S. cerevisiae POL30;~In S. cerevisiae: functions as the sliding clamp for DNA polymerase delta; may function as a docking site for other proteins required for mitotic and meiotic chromosomal DNA replication and for DNA repair) is translated as MGASPTIFFYHCRENEKKKKESKYLYIFFFFLLSFPFPFHLSPSIFILYSIDTQKKRTTLIMLEGKFEEAALLKKVVEAIKDCVKKCNFNCSEHGITVQAVDDSRVLLVSLLIGQTSFSEYRCDRDVTLGIDLESFSKIIKSANNDDFLTLLAEDSPDQIMAILEEKQKEKISEYSLKLMDIDSEFLQIDDMEYDAVVNMPSSDFAKLVRDLKNLSESLRVVVTKDSVKFTSEGDSGSGSVILKPYTNMNNERESVTISLDDPVDLTFGLKYLNDIVKASTLSDVITIKLADKTPALFEFKMQSGGYLRYYLAPKFDDDE